One Candidatus Kapaibacterium sp. genomic window carries:
- the rpsK gene encoding 30S ribosomal protein S11 produces the protein MAKKKIKKKTVSDVHGKAFIRATFNNVQVTITDMYGNTLCWSTAGKNGFRGSKKNTPYAAQVSAEKPAKDAFDMGLRKVDVFVKGPGSGREAAIRALSQAGLEIHTIIDKTPIPHNGCRPPKRRRV, from the coding sequence GTGGCAAAAAAGAAAATTAAGAAAAAGACGGTTTCCGACGTACACGGGAAAGCTTTCATCAGAGCTACGTTTAATAACGTACAGGTGACTATTACCGATATGTACGGCAATACACTTTGCTGGTCAACTGCAGGCAAAAACGGTTTCAGAGGCTCTAAGAAGAATACGCCTTATGCAGCCCAAGTTTCAGCCGAGAAACCCGCAAAAGATGCTTTTGATATGGGATTGCGCAAAGTTGATGTGTTTGTCAAAGGTCCGGGTTCAGGTCGTGAAGCTGCTATTAGAGCTTTATCACAAGCCGGTCTTGAGATTCATACCATCATTGACAAAACACCGATTCCGCATAATGGATGTCGTCCGCCTAAGCGACGTAGAGTCTAA
- a CDS encoding DNA-directed RNA polymerase subunit alpha has product MNTQMQMPERVIIEETTSEYHGRFILQPLEPGYGVTIGNSLRRILLSSIPGLAIIGVKISDVLHEFQTINGVVEDLSQIILNLKEVRMRAEDKKLTKVNLQFKGPGTWTAKDIQDAVPTLEVMNPDHHICTIAEDGEFDVELRLGRGKGYVPADEQVITDYPLGMLPLDSIYTPIQNVIYTIEPYRVGQRTDYDKLIMDVRTDGTITAQEAVHLSAKIMQDHVKYFINIETTEEEPPSVESQEEELKNQERNKIRKILLTPVDELELSVRAHNCLKAANIKTLAELVQLQESELLKFRNFGRKSLAELAEVVLNSGLEFGMSVEQYLKEDVKPIINLD; this is encoded by the coding sequence ATGAATACTCAGATGCAAATGCCCGAGAGGGTAATAATCGAAGAGACAACTTCGGAATATCACGGCAGATTTATACTTCAGCCGTTAGAACCCGGCTACGGAGTGACTATTGGTAATTCGCTCAGACGAATTCTTTTGTCATCAATTCCGGGGCTTGCAATCATTGGAGTTAAAATTTCCGACGTGCTGCACGAATTCCAAACTATAAACGGTGTAGTTGAAGATTTGTCGCAAATAATTCTGAATCTAAAAGAAGTCCGTATGAGGGCAGAAGATAAGAAATTAACGAAGGTGAATTTACAGTTCAAAGGTCCGGGAACATGGACTGCAAAGGATATTCAAGATGCAGTGCCAACTCTCGAAGTAATGAACCCCGACCATCATATTTGCACTATCGCCGAAGACGGAGAATTTGATGTGGAACTCAGACTTGGCAGAGGCAAAGGTTACGTTCCTGCTGACGAGCAAGTTATTACTGATTATCCGCTTGGAATGTTGCCCTTAGACAGTATTTACACTCCTATTCAAAATGTGATTTACACAATTGAACCTTATCGCGTTGGTCAACGTACCGACTACGACAAATTGATTATGGACGTCAGAACTGATGGAACGATTACTGCCCAAGAAGCAGTTCACTTGTCTGCAAAAATCATGCAAGACCATGTAAAATATTTCATTAATATCGAAACTACTGAAGAAGAACCACCATCGGTCGAATCGCAAGAAGAAGAATTGAAAAATCAAGAGCGCAACAAAATTAGAAAAATACTCTTGACTCCTGTTGATGAACTCGAACTTTCGGTTCGTGCTCACAATTGCTTGAAAGCAGCAAATATTAAGACTTTAGCTGAATTGGTTCAGCTCCAAGAATCAGAATTGCTCAAATTCCGTAATTTCGGTAGAAAATCTTTGGCTGAATTAGCCGAAGTTGTCTTGAATAGCGGATTAGAATTTGGCATGAGCGTTGAGCAATACCTGAAAGAGGACGTTAAACCAATCATTAACCTTGATTAG
- the infA gene encoding translation initiation factor IF-1 — translation MAKQDLIRVDGVIDETLPNTQFVVKLENGHKVLAHISGKMRMNFIKILQGDKVTVELSPYDLSKGRIVYRYK, via the coding sequence TTTAATAAGAGTTGACGGGGTTATAGACGAGACATTACCAAACACTCAGTTTGTGGTCAAACTGGAAAATGGTCACAAGGTCTTGGCTCATATTTCGGGCAAAATGAGAATGAATTTTATAAAAATCTTGCAAGGTGATAAGGTTACAGTAGAACTATCGCCTTACGATTTGTCCAAAGGTAGAATTGTTTACAGATATAAGTAA
- the rplQ gene encoding 50S ribosomal protein L17 has translation MRHQVSGRKLNRTSSHRKALLHNLATALFEHKKIHTTEAKAKELRPFAERLITKAVHALQNEQQGNLHEGQTIDIHNRRVVGKFIRDKAVLQELFDSIAPAIGTRNGGYTRIIKTGIRRGDAARTAIIELVDFSTPQDGAFSFTKKKKGTAKPVAKAKTKAVAPVAKTEEVAPVEVAEEPIIVAEEVAPVDETVAAEEVVAVEETVVAEEPTAEAVVEEPTAEVVAEEAPAAETEAPKDEAKTDDEAPSEDEAKKD, from the coding sequence ATGAGACACCAAGTATCGGGCAGAAAACTCAATAGGACCAGCAGTCACAGAAAGGCACTGCTTCACAATTTGGCTACTGCTCTTTTCGAACATAAAAAAATTCATACTACCGAAGCTAAAGCTAAGGAGTTAAGACCATTCGCCGAAAGACTTATTACCAAGGCGGTTCACGCTTTGCAAAATGAGCAACAAGGCAATTTGCACGAAGGTCAAACAATTGATATTCACAACAGAAGAGTAGTCGGCAAATTTATTCGTGACAAAGCAGTTTTGCAAGAATTATTCGATAGTATTGCTCCGGCAATTGGTACTCGCAACGGCGGATATACCAGAATAATCAAAACAGGCATTCGCAGAGGCGACGCAGCAAGAACTGCAATCATTGAATTGGTTGATTTCTCGACCCCTCAAGATGGCGCCTTCTCATTTACGAAGAAAAAGAAAGGTACTGCTAAACCTGTAGCGAAAGCTAAGACTAAAGCCGTAGCTCCTGTTGCTAAAACTGAAGAAGTTGCGCCAGTTGAAGTTGCAGAAGAGCCAATCATTGTAGCCGAAGAAGTTGCTCCGGTTGATGAAACAGTAGCTGCCGAAGAAGTTGTAGCTGTCGAAGAAACAGTAGTAGCTGAAGAACCAACTGCTGAAGCGGTGGTTGAAGAACCAACTGCAGAAGTAGTTGCCGAAGAAGCTCCTGCTGCCGAAACCGAAGCTCCTAAAGACGAAGCTAAGACTGATGATGAAGCTCCAAGCGAAGACGAAGCTAAGAAAGATTAG
- the ykgO gene encoding type B 50S ribosomal protein L36 — protein sequence MKVQASVKKRHPDDKIVRRKGRVYVINKKNPRYKQRQG from the coding sequence ATGAAAGTACAAGCATCAGTGAAAAAAAGACACCCCGACGACAAAATAGTACGTCGCAAGGGTAGGGTTTATGTAATTAACAAAAAGAACCCAAGATATAAACAAAGACAAGGTTAA
- the rpsM gene encoding 30S ribosomal protein S13 — protein sequence MARIAGIDLPKNKKGFVGLTYIFGVGPTTSKKVLTEAGIDFDKRVSDWTDDEVARLRLVLDNFKTEGQLRSEIQMNIKRLMDIGCYRGLRHRRGLPVRGQRTKTNARTRKGRKKTVAGKKKATK from the coding sequence GTGGCTCGTATAGCTGGTATTGATTTGCCAAAAAATAAGAAAGGATTTGTAGGGCTGACTTATATTTTCGGAGTAGGTCCCACTACAAGTAAGAAAGTTTTGACCGAAGCCGGTATTGATTTTGATAAAAGGGTTTCGGATTGGACTGACGATGAAGTCGCCCGTCTCAGATTGGTGCTTGATAACTTCAAAACTGAAGGTCAACTAAGGTCTGAAATTCAGATGAACATCAAACGTTTGATGGACATCGGCTGTTATCGCGGATTGCGTCATCGTAGAGGCTTACCCGTAAGAGGTCAGCGTACAAAAACTAATGCACGTACCCGTAAGGGACGTAAGAAAACTGTAGCCGGAAAGAAGAAAGCTACTAAATAA